GCGTGCGGCTGTTCACCAAGTCATCCGCGCTGCACTGCGCCAAATCCGGTTATGCCATCCGGGTCAACTCGGTGCATCCCGGCTACATCTGGACGCCGATGGTGGCGGCGCTCACCAATGAGGAAGCTTCAGCCAAACAGAAGCTGGTGGATCTGCATCCTCTCGGCCATCTGGGCGAGCCGGACGACATCGCTTACGGTATTCTCTTCCTTGCGTCAGATGAATCCAAGTTCATGACGGGCAGCGAACTGGTCATTGATGGCGGTTATACGACTCAGTAACTGACAGGCTTAACGTCCGCTGCATCGCAACATCAGCGGGCGTTAAGCCTCTTTCAGAAGACGAACTAGCCGACTTCCAGCGTCGTCACATTGAATGATGACAGCATGTGGGGGCCGAACGAGGTGGAGATCGCCACATCGGCGGCGTCCCGTCCGCGCGCAATGACAATCCGACCGATACGCGGTTCATTGTGTCGCGCATCCTGCGTGTACCAGCAGCCGTCCATCCAGACTTCGAACCACGCGGAAAAATCCATCGGATCAGGCAGGAGCGGCACACCGATATCGCCCAGATAGCCTGTGCAGTAGCGGGCCGGGATATTCATGCAACGGCAGAGCGTGACCGCCAGATGCGCGAAATCACGACAGACACCGGTGCCCTCACTCCATCCTTCCCACGCTGTCCGGGTGTTGCGGGCATTCTGATAACTGAATTTGATATGGTTATGTACGTAATCGACAATGGCCTGAACCCGTCCCCAGCCGGGAGCGATATGCCCGAACAGGGACCACGCGAATTCGGAAAGTATATCTGTTTCGCAGTAGCGACTGCCCATCAGAAAGACCAGCACGTCTGAAGGCAGATATTCGACAGGTGTCTGTGGGGCGCCATACCCCTGCCTTTCATGCAGTCCACTGTCATAGATCGTAAAATCGACCCAGGTACGGAACCGCCCCGCAGGTGCGAGAAGACGTGTGCAACGATTGCCGAACCCATCGATATAACGCTGTACCGGAACGAAAGGATCAAACCAGGCATTCTGGGGCGAAAGCAGATCGTTTTCGCGTTCCGGACGGATATCGAGCATCAGAACCAGAGGTGTGGGGGCTGGAAAGTCTATGGAAATGTCGTAGCCGGCTCTGATTTCCATGTATTTCTTTCCTTTTCGGATACGCAACAACTGCGACAATGGCGTTTTTCGCAACAGATGTCACGATGCTAGTCGTTAACGATCTTCAGGTGCTACGGTTCTCCTGAGAAAATACTGCCTGCCCTTGAAGAAAGGCATGGCTTGTGTGAGTCCGGACAGCGAACCGTCTCAATGCGCGCATGGATGACCGATGACTGATAAACACGCCCGGCTTTCCTCTTCATCATTCCTGACGCCCCAGGATCCGTCGCCTGTCGTCGTGCATGGAGGGGCAGATCCGCAGTCACCTCTGCTTCTGGTCAGTGACCATGCAGGGCAGGCCATTCCATCGGTTCTGGGCGATCTGGGCGTGTCCGAAACGGAACGCGCCAGACATATTGGCTGGGATATCGGCATTGACGGAGTAGGGCGGATGCTGGCCGATCTGACAGGCGCCCTGCTGATTGAGCAGAGCTATTCCCGCCTTGTGATCGACTGCAACCGTGCTCCCGGCCATGAGACCGCGATTGTGACCGTCAGTGACGGAACACCGGTGCCAGCCAATCAGGACGTCAGCACAACGGACGCCGCTCTCCGCACCAGAGCCATTTTCGAGCCTTATCACAACCGTATCGGCGAGGAACTGGACCGACGCGAGGATGAGGGGATTGAGACCTTTCTGATCGCGCTTCACAGCTTCACACCTGAGATGCAGAGTTTCAGGCGACCGTGGCACTGTGGCGTGCTGCACAATCATGACCCACGTTTTGGACGGATCGTTATCGACTGTCTGGGCGAAGAAGGTCTGACTGTCGGCGATAACGAGCCCTACGAGCTGACAGACACCAGCGACTATACGGTCCCGGTACACGGCGAGCGCCGCAAAATCCCTCATGTCGAAATCGAAATCAGACAGGATCTGATCATGGCTGAAAGCGGTCAGCGGGAGTGGGCCGAGCGGCTCGCCCGTATTTTGCCGGAAGCGATAAAACGCTACCATGAACAATATGGCAGCCACCCCACCACGGAAGCAGAGTGATGAGTGAGTTCCGCATTACCGGTAGAGCGAAACTGGCCGGAGTGATCGGGCATCCGGTGACGCACTCGCTCTCGCCCGTGCTGCATAATTACTGGCTTGCCCGACATGGAATTGATGGAGCTTACGTGCCTCTTTCGGTCGCGCCTGATGCCTTTGTCACTGCCGTAAAAGGTTTGCAGGTTTCAGGCTTCAGGGGAGCGAACGTCACCATTCCCCATAAGGAGGCCGCCTTCGCCATAGCGGATGAGGTGGACCCGATGGCCCGCATCGCGGGGTCGGTCAACACGCTGGTGTTTCGTGAAGATGGCGTCATCCACGGCTCGTCCACGGACGGGTTCGGCTATGTTGCAAACCTTGAATCTGACGGCATCGATGTTGCCGCATTGGCCAGCCGGGGACCGGCGTTGCTGCTCGGGGCAGGCGGGGCTGCGCGGTCCATCGCGACAAGCCTGCTGGAGAAAGGATTTCAGGTCGTTTTCTCCAACCGGACTGCCGGGCGTGCGGAAAGGCTCGCAATGGAACTCGATGCGGCCTGGCGACGCTATTTCCCGAAAGGTGATGCACCCCGGCTTTCCGCCATTGCCTGGGATATGTGGGAAGAGCGTCTGGGCGACGTGGCGCTTCTGGTGAACACCACCTCACTGGGGATGCAGGGCGGCCCTGCTCCGGACTGGACACCGAAGCTGGGCACGGCATCCAGCCATCTGGTCGTCTCCGACATTGTGTATGTCCCGCAGGAAACACCATTTCTGAAAGCCGCCGGAGAGCAGGGGCTGACAACCTCAGGCGGGCTGGGGATGCTGCTGCATCAGGCGCGTCCCGGCTTCAGGGCATGGTTCGGCGCGGAGACGGAAGTCGATGAGGCTACGGTTGCGTATATTAGCGCAGTCCTGAGTAATCGCTGAAGTCATATGAAGGTTATGGGGCTTACCGGCGGGATCGGCATGGGCAAGACAACCGTGGCCCATCTGCTCAGGCGGGCCGGTTTTCCGGTGTTTGATTCAGATGCCACTGTGCATCGTCTTCAGGGGGCTGGAGGCGCCGCCGTTCTTCCGATTGGAAAGCTGATCCCGGCCGCTCTGGTGAAAAACGCAGAGGGTGAGCTTTCACTGGACAGGCAGGAACTCAGAAAAGCCGTGATGGCGCATCCTGAACTGATCGGGCAGCTTGAGAAAATCATTCATCCTCTGGTGTTCGCTGCTCGTGACCGGTTTTACAGACGATGTCGCCGCCGGGGTGCGGACTGGGTTGTCATCGACGTTCCTCTGCTGTTTGAGACAGGCGGAGACAGACAGTGTGACAAGGTTGTGGTCGTCTCTGCGCCACGGCGCACGCAGATCGCGCGGATTGCCCGCAGACGGGGCATGACGCCGGCGGAGGCTCAGAGAATGATCGCCCGACAGATGCCGGATCATGAAAAACGGCGTCGCGCGGATGTGGTGATTCGCACAGGACTCTCGATGGCTGATACAAGGCGCGAGGTGAGGGCACTGATCAGGGAAATGCGCGCATGAAACGCTCGGTTCTGTTCGATACGGAAACCACGGGGCTTGAGGCGACCAAGGGCGACCGTGTGATTGAAATCGCGGCGCTTGAGTTGCTGGGGGACCTCCCGACCGGCGAGGTGTTTCACGTTCTGATCCACCCGGAGCGTGATATTCCGGAAGAGGCGTCGCGTGTGCATGGCCTCACGCTTGCCGATCTGGAAGGCAAGCCGAAATTTGCCGCCATCGCCGATGACTTTCTGGCGTTCATTGGTGATGATGAGCTGATTGCTCACAATGCCAGCTTCGATTTCGGGTTTATCAATGCCGAGATGGAGCGCGTGGGCAAACCACCACTCGATCCGTCCCGCAAGGTCGATACGCTGGAACTCGCCCGTGAGCGTTTCCCCGGCATGCCCAACAGCCTTGATGCGCTGTGCCGCCGTTATGGCATCGACCTGTCAGAGCGCACGACCCATAATGCTCTGCTCGACTGCAAACTGCTGGCCGACGTTTATGTCGAACTCATGGGTGGTCGTCAGCATGGGCTGGGGCTGGGCGGAACCGACGGCAATGAGTCACCCGTCGCACGTTACGCAGGGCCGGGTGTCCGAACACCGGTTCTTGTTCAGCCTGATGCGGAAACCCTTGCGTCTCATGCTGCTTTTGTCGGGAAATTGCCTGATAGCCTCTGGACCGCAGGCGAGAAGGCGCAAGGCTGACACTCAGGCGACCAGCGTGACCACCGCCTGAAGCCCGTTCGGTTCACGGTTGTGCAGCACGACGTCGCCACCCTGACCACGAATGATCGTCCGGGTAATGGCCAGTCCAAGCCCGGTTCCGCCGGTTTCCCTGTTGCGGCTTTCCTCACCACGGACGAAAGCCTCGAACATCCGCTCCAGATCATCCTCGGGCAGACCCGGACCATCGTCTTCGACCGTGACTGTCACACGTCCGTTGCGGAGTGAATGGATCGTCACCAGAGCATTGCCACCATAATTGACCGCGTTGTTGATCAGATTGGTAAAGGCCCGCTTCAGCCCCATCGGACGGCCTTTTGTCATGACCGTGCCATTGAAATCGGCCAGCATGATCCTGTCACCATCTGAGGGGCGGCTTTCAGCCACGTCATCGACGACCGTTTGCAGGAGAGCATGGAGGTCCAGCTTGGCCAGGGGTTCACTGGCCGAGCTGTCCTTGCTGAATTCAAGGGTGGATTCAACAAGTGTCATCAATTCATTGATGTCGTGGAGAAATTTTTCTCTCATATCATCATCTTCAATGAATTCGGCCCGTAGTTTCATCCGGGTGATGGGCGTGCGCAGATCATGTCCGACCGCAGAAAGGATACGTGTTCTCTCCGAAATGAAACGCCGGATACGGGCTGCCATGGCATTAAAGGCAGCGGCTGCCTGAGCTACTTCAAGAGGGCCTTCTTCTGACAGCGGAGGCGAGGCGGCGTCGGGTGCAAATGCGGCGGCGGCGGCGGACAGGGTACGAACCGGCAGCAGCAGCCGTCTGACGCCCCATGCGATCAGCAGGCCGCTACCAACTGTCATCAAACCCAGCGCCAGCGGAAAAGTTGAGGAGTTGAACGGATTGGGCGCGGGCAAGCGGTAACGTATGACCAGCCAGCGCGTATCATTGGGAAGCTGAAAAGCCAGTCCCCGATAGCGTTTTCTATGAACGGGCAACCATGCCACTCGCTTGGGTGGAAAGGGAAACAGCAGATCTTTCAGGCGATGCTGTTCGGGCGATGGTCCGAAACATTGGGGATCTGGTGGATGCTGCGCATCTCCAGTGAAACTGCCATCCGTCTCTTGATGAGGCAGATCATGACAGAGTTCTGAAGAGTTGCCACCACCGAAAAGCGGGGCTGGCGAACCATCCCGAAAGGAACGCAATTCCAAAGGCGGTGACCCGGAACGAGGGCCGCCTGGGCTCGCCATGTCACCCAGCGGGTTGTTTCTGAAGCCTTTTCTGAAGCCTTCCGGAACAAAGAACAGTTTCTGGAAATCCATCCAGCTTTCCTGCCGCACCATGTCCCGGTCAGGCTCATCAGCGAGGTGAACGGAAAAACTGGCGGGGAGATCCAGTTCAAGCAACTCCCGAGCCCGTTCTGCAGGGAGATCTTCCGCGACAGAACGATAGATCATCAGAGTGCGAAGCAGATCCTGATGCGCCACCATGCGTTCATGGAAGGTGATCCTGTCCATGGTCTCGACCGTAAGACCCATGGCTCCCAGCCCGACGAAGCCGACGGTGAGAAACAGGCTCATTCTCGCCGCAAGAGAACGCGGCAGGAACCGGACACACCATCTCTGGGGAAACAGGCGTTTCACTTACGGCGTAAGACCGTCTGGGCGGGCATGTCAGCGCCGCTCCACATCAGCTGCCAGCACGTAGCCGCCGCCACGCACTGTCTTGATCAGTTGCGCGTTGCGTCCGTCATCCTCAAGCTTCCGGCGCAGGCGGCTGACAGCCACGTCGATCGCACGATCAAAGGGACCAGCCTGCCTTCCGCGAAGAAGGTCAAGCAGCATGTCGCGTGTGAGCACGCGGTTTGGACGCTCCAGCAGCGCCAGAAGCAGGTCATACTCACCGCCCGTGAGAGAGATTTCCGCGCCATCGGGGTTCAGAAGACGGCGACGGGCGAGTTCCAGACGCCAGCCGGCAAAGAGGATTTCTCTGGTTTCGCTTGAGCCCTGCTCCTGACTCTCGCTGACCCTGCGCAGGACTGCGCGAATACGGGCCAGAAGCTCCCGTGGATTGAATGGCTTGGTGACGTAATCGTCCGCACCGAGTTCCAGACCGATGATGCGGTCTGTCTCCTCATTCATCGCCGTCAGCATGATGATCGGCACGTTGGCCTGACTGCGCAGCCAGCGTGCGAGGTCGAGACCCGACTCGCCGGGCAGCATCAGATCGAGCACAATCAGATGATAATGCCCCTGACCCCAGACACGTCTAGCCTCACGTCCGTCACGGACGCTGGTGACGCGCATCTGGTTGCGCTCAAGGAATTTCGAGAGAAGATCGCGGATTTCGCGGTCATCATCTATGATAAGGATATGGGGTGTCTGCTCCATGAATGCGTTATAAATCAACCTGAGCCGCCTGTGCAGGCCATGTTTCATTCTGTTGCACTTCGGGATGTGTCTTACAATTTGACCGGCAGGCACCAGCAGTCGATCATGCTCTGAACCCGGAGGTGCACGCCATCTTTCCCAACGGACAGGCTCCCAAGATGCGCAGACTGAAAAGCATTGCGATGGATGATTTCGGACCCTGCGTTCGACGGGCACACCCGGGACTGTTCAGAGCTGTTCTGGCTGGCGTGATCGCTGGTCATCTTCTCGCTTTTCCATCCGCGGCCATCGCTCAGCCGCAGGACAGCCTTCCGTCATCACAGGTTCAGGCAGAAGCACAGACTGTGCTCCCAGGTTCGGTGAATCGCGATACGGTGACGGGTGACAATCCTGATCTGGCTATTCCTGAACCCGCTCTCCGGCAGCCTGTCACCGGCAATGCTCCGTCCAGGACTGACGCTGCCATTATCACAAAAGCATCTCTCGGCAGCCTCATCGACAGGGATGTCGATGCAGCAGGAGGCGGCAACCTTGGTCATATCGTTGACGTTCTGATCGACGTTGATGGAGAGATGCGTGCGGTGGTGATCGATATTGGTGGGTTTCTGGGTGTCGGCAACCGCCGCGTCGCAGTTGCGTCTGATCTGATTCAGGTCAGTCATGCCAATCCGCAGGCTCCGCTTATCATGCAGGTGTCAGCAGCAGTGATCCGTTCCGCCCCTGAATACAAAAGAGGGGATATGAACATATCTGTGCTTGCCGGCCCACGCCTGCCTGCCTCTGGGCAATCTGCAGGCGCACCGGCAACATCTTCGGCAGAGACGATTTCCGTGAAAACGTCCGTCCGGCCAGTTGCCAGCCCGCCTGCCAGTCCTGTTTCCTCCTCGCCCGACGAGTAGGCGTGTGGCAGATCCACGCACGCTCGGCTGCCCGGAACACAGCGTCAGACTATCTGTCATAAAAGGCAGGTGGAGATGATGATGAAGCTTAAACCCAACAGCACGATGGGGCTGGATGGGGTCAGTTTTTTTGTCGCCAACCTTCAGGCTGCCTTCGGTCCGTTTGTCTCTGTCTATCTCACGGAAGAACACTGGACACAGGGAGAGATCGGTATCGCCCTGACGATCGGCTCCGTCACCGCGATGGCCAGTCAGGTGCCGGCGGGCGCACTGGTGGATGCCCTGCGGAACAAGCGGCTGATCGCCGAGCTGTCCATCGTCGCGATTATCGCCTCCTGCCTGATCATGGCGATCATGCCGGAACGTCTGCCTGTCGCTATCGCCGAGATCCTGCATGGCCTGGCGAGCTGCACGCTCAACCCGGCCATCAGCGCTCTGACCCTGGGGGTTGTCGCTCTGGCAATCGCCCGCGCTCCTGACAGGACAAGGGGGGCGCTCGGTATCCGCTTTGGGCGTAACGCCAGTTTTGCGGCAGTGGGAAATGCCATGTCGGCCGGTCTGATGGGAGCCGCCGGCTATTTCATTTCTGCAAGGGCGACATTCTTTCTGGGAGCCGCCATGGCTGCTCCCGGACTGATCGCCCTTCGCCTGATCGAGCCTGTCGTCACACCGTTTGATCAGAGCGCATCTGGCCTGGCTGAGGGCGAGAATCCCGGAAGGGCTACTGTCCGATCCTCTCTTGCCCTTTTAAAAGAGCCGGGCCTGTTTGCTTTCGCATTATGTGTGGTGTTCTTCCATCTGGCCAACGCCGCCATGCTGCCGCTGGCGGCTGGCCAGATTACAAAAGACGCCGGTCATTCCGCGGAAATTATCATCGCGGCCTGTATCCTTGCGCCACAGCTTCTGGGAGCGGTCCTCTCTCCCTGGATCGGACGCTGGGCGGAAACGATCGGACGCCGCCCTGTCATGCTCATGACATTCATGGCGCTCCCTTTGCGCGGCATTCTTTTGAGCTGCACATCCAATCCCTGGCTTGTCGTGCCGTTTCAGATGCTGGATGGAATCAGTTCAGCGTCTTTTGGCGTCATGTTGCCGCTTGTGGCGGCGGACCTGACCCGCCGCACAGGGCATTTCAATCTCTGCATGGGGCTGCTGGGACTTGCCATGGGACTGGGAGCGAGCTTCAGCACCAGTCTTGCGGGAGCCGTCGCAGATCATTCGTTGCGATACGCCTTTCTCCTGCTGTCGGCGTCCGGAGGTATCTGCCTGATGCTGATCGTTTTCGTCATGAAGGAAACCCGCAGGGAAGATGACGCCCCGCAGCCGTCTTGAGTGCCAGTTTTTGAAAGCCAGTTTCAGGATGCGACAAGTCTGTCCCATTCTTCCATGAGGATGGCGTCAACTTTTTCCATGCTGACCGGCACGCCAAGTTTCTTCAGGCTGGTCACGCCGAATTCCCTTATTCCGCATGGAACGATGCCATCGAAAGCAGACAGGTCGGGATCGACGTTGATCGAAATTCCGTGCCAGCTCACCCAGCGGGTCACACGAACACCAAGCGCCGCGATCTTGGCTTCCGCTCCGGTTCGAGGATCGACGACCCAGACACCCACACGTCCTTCGCGTCGCTCACCCTGAATCCCGAGACGCGCAAGCGTTGCGATGATCCACTGTTCCAGAAACGAGACATAGGCCCGAAGGTCACGTTCAGGCACGGGGCCATGGGGGCGGGACAGATCCATCATCAGATAGGCGACCCGTTGTCCGGGGCCGTGATAGGTCCACTGGCCACCCCGTCCGGCCGGGTATGTGGGATATCCTCTGGGATTGAAGAGATCAGCTTCCTTTGCGGATGTCCCGGACGTGAACAGGGGCGGATGCTCAAGGAGCCAGATTCGTTCCTGCGTTTCCTCTGCCCGAATCTCACGGACTGTCTGCTCCATGCAGGAGAGCGCGATCGGGTAAGGGACGAGTTCAGTCGATTTTTCCCAAATGATACCTCCGTCAGTCCTCACCCTTTCCGGGGAGATCCCACGTGGAATGGCCGTATCGGCAATTAAATCAGGTTCTTTGTCACGAATCGTACATTCAGACATTGCGGCATTCTCAGGCATCGGTTATACGCCCCTCCAACTCCAACCGGTATCACTCAAATGAGGCTGGTTGTCACGGGCGGCCGTGGCGGAATGGTAGACGCGCAAGCTTGAGGTGCTTGTGGGGGAAACCCTGTGGAAGTTCGAGTCTTCTCGGCCGCACCAAAGTGACCCTGAAAATGGGGAGTTATACCAAAATAAAAGACAATTGATGAAAATCAAACCACCCTGCAGAGAATGCGGGTGTGGTCTGTCTTTGTTTTTTGTAAATAATTTCCTTTTGCCGCGTTTTTAACAGACTTCTGCACTAGAACAGACCGGTGAGACCGATTTAGAGTCTCCACCTATCTGGGCGCGGGAGGTTTGCTCGTGTGCCCTGTTCCGTAGCATGGATAAAGGTACTACTTCGTGATCAAGCCTTTACGTAAAGCAGTTCTTCCGGTTGCCGGACTTGGAACCAGATTCCTTCCCGCCACCAAAGCCATGCCGAAAGAGATGCTGCCTGTCGTGGACAGACCGTTGATCCAGTATGCTATCGACGAGGCGCGGGCCGCGGGTATCGAAGAGATTTGCCTCATCACCGGCCGTGGCAAAGACTCGCTCATCGATTATTTCGATGTCGCGTTTGAGCTGGAACACACGCTGCGTGAGCGCAACAAGGTCGATGCCCTGAAAGCCCTGGAGCCCACCAGCATCGAGGCCGGCTCTCTGATCGCCGTGCGTCAGCAGGAGCCCATGGGGCTTGGCCACGCCATCTGGTGCGCGCGCAGCTTCATTGGCGATGATCCGTTTGCCATCCTCCTTCCGGACGATGTCGTGCAGGGAAAAGTCGCCTGCATGAAGCAGCTTGCCGATGCGTATTACGCAACAGGCGGCAGTGTGGTTGCCGTGGAAGAAGTTCCCCGCGAGCACACCAATCGTTACGGCATTCTGAAGCCCGGGAAGGATGACGGTAAGCTGGTCGAGATCACCGGTCTGGTTGAAAAGCCGAAGCCGGAAGATGCGCCGTCCAACCTGTCCATCATCGGACGCTATGTCCTGACACCGGACATTATGCCGTTCCTCGCGCTCCTTGAAAAAGGTGCGGGTGGTGAAGTGCAGCTGACCGACGCCATGGCCAAGACCATCGGCAAGACGCCGTTCCATGGCCTGCGTTATGAAGGTACCCGATTCGACTGCGGTAACAAGATCGGCTTCCTCGAAGCCCAGATCGCCTTTGCTCTTGAGCGTCCTGAACTCGCATCCGATGTGAAGACGTTCCTGAAGAAATATACGGGAGCTGTCTGATATGAGTTTCAAACATACATTCGAACAGACAAGCCTGCGCGAATATGACATCCGCGGCATTGTCGGCAAGACACTGCATGTCGAAGATGCTTTCGCCATCGGCCGGACCTTCGCCAGCATCGTTCTGAAGAACGGCGGCAAGACGGTCGTGATCGGCTGCGATGGTCGCGTGTCTTCGCCTTCTCTGGAAGAAGCGCTGGTCAACGGCGCTGTTGCTTCAGGCGCAGACGTGATCCGCGTT
The Acetobacter aceti genome window above contains:
- a CDS encoding PRC-barrel domain-containing protein; amino-acid sequence: MRRLKSIAMDDFGPCVRRAHPGLFRAVLAGVIAGHLLAFPSAAIAQPQDSLPSSQVQAEAQTVLPGSVNRDTVTGDNPDLAIPEPALRQPVTGNAPSRTDAAIITKASLGSLIDRDVDAAGGGNLGHIVDVLIDVDGEMRAVVIDIGGFLGVGNRRVAVASDLIQVSHANPQAPLIMQVSAAVIRSAPEYKRGDMNISVLAGPRLPASGQSAGAPATSSAETISVKTSVRPVASPPASPVSSSPDE
- the coaE gene encoding dephospho-CoA kinase (Dephospho-CoA kinase (CoaE) performs the final step in coenzyme A biosynthesis.) gives rise to the protein MKVMGLTGGIGMGKTTVAHLLRRAGFPVFDSDATVHRLQGAGGAAVLPIGKLIPAALVKNAEGELSLDRQELRKAVMAHPELIGQLEKIIHPLVFAARDRFYRRCRRRGADWVVIDVPLLFETGGDRQCDKVVVVSAPRRTQIARIARRRGMTPAEAQRMIARQMPDHEKRRRADVVIRTGLSMADTRREVRALIREMRA
- the lipB gene encoding lipoyl(octanoyl) transferase LipB encodes the protein MSPERVRTDGGIIWEKSTELVPYPIALSCMEQTVREIRAEETQERIWLLEHPPLFTSGTSAKEADLFNPRGYPTYPAGRGGQWTYHGPGQRVAYLMMDLSRPHGPVPERDLRAYVSFLEQWIIATLARLGIQGERREGRVGVWVVDPRTGAEAKIAALGVRVTRWVSWHGISINVDPDLSAFDGIVPCGIREFGVTSLKKLGVPVSMEKVDAILMEEWDRLVAS
- a CDS encoding MFS transporter translates to MMMKLKPNSTMGLDGVSFFVANLQAAFGPFVSVYLTEEHWTQGEIGIALTIGSVTAMASQVPAGALVDALRNKRLIAELSIVAIIASCLIMAIMPERLPVAIAEILHGLASCTLNPAISALTLGVVALAIARAPDRTRGALGIRFGRNASFAAVGNAMSAGLMGAAGYFISARATFFLGAAMAAPGLIALRLIEPVVTPFDQSASGLAEGENPGRATVRSSLALLKEPGLFAFALCVVFFHLANAAMLPLAAGQITKDAGHSAEIIIAACILAPQLLGAVLSPWIGRWAETIGRRPVMLMTFMALPLRGILLSCTSNPWLVVPFQMLDGISSASFGVMLPLVAADLTRRTGHFNLCMGLLGLAMGLGASFSTSLAGAVADHSLRYAFLLLSASGGICLMLIVFVMKETRREDDAPQPS
- a CDS encoding cell wall metabolism sensor histidine kinase WalK, coding for MKRLFPQRWCVRFLPRSLAARMSLFLTVGFVGLGAMGLTVETMDRITFHERMVAHQDLLRTLMIYRSVAEDLPAERARELLELDLPASFSVHLADEPDRDMVRQESWMDFQKLFFVPEGFRKGFRNNPLGDMASPGGPRSGSPPLELRSFRDGSPAPLFGGGNSSELCHDLPHQETDGSFTGDAQHPPDPQCFGPSPEQHRLKDLLFPFPPKRVAWLPVHRKRYRGLAFQLPNDTRWLVIRYRLPAPNPFNSSTFPLALGLMTVGSGLLIAWGVRRLLLPVRTLSAAAAAFAPDAASPPLSEEGPLEVAQAAAAFNAMAARIRRFISERTRILSAVGHDLRTPITRMKLRAEFIEDDDMREKFLHDINELMTLVESTLEFSKDSSASEPLAKLDLHALLQTVVDDVAESRPSDGDRIMLADFNGTVMTKGRPMGLKRAFTNLINNAVNYGGNALVTIHSLRNGRVTVTVEDDGPGLPEDDLERMFEAFVRGEESRNRETGGTGLGLAITRTIIRGQGGDVVLHNREPNGLQAVVTLVA
- the dnaQ gene encoding DNA polymerase III subunit epsilon, with amino-acid sequence MKRSVLFDTETTGLEATKGDRVIEIAALELLGDLPTGEVFHVLIHPERDIPEEASRVHGLTLADLEGKPKFAAIADDFLAFIGDDELIAHNASFDFGFINAEMERVGKPPLDPSRKVDTLELARERFPGMPNSLDALCRRYGIDLSERTTHNALLDCKLLADVYVELMGGRQHGLGLGGTDGNESPVARYAGPGVRTPVLVQPDAETLASHAAFVGKLPDSLWTAGEKAQG
- a CDS encoding transglutaminase family protein, producing the protein MEIRAGYDISIDFPAPTPLVLMLDIRPERENDLLSPQNAWFDPFVPVQRYIDGFGNRCTRLLAPAGRFRTWVDFTIYDSGLHERQGYGAPQTPVEYLPSDVLVFLMGSRYCETDILSEFAWSLFGHIAPGWGRVQAIVDYVHNHIKFSYQNARNTRTAWEGWSEGTGVCRDFAHLAVTLCRCMNIPARYCTGYLGDIGVPLLPDPMDFSAWFEVWMDGCWYTQDARHNEPRIGRIVIARGRDAADVAISTSFGPHMLSSFNVTTLEVG
- a CDS encoding shikimate dehydrogenase; the encoded protein is MSEFRITGRAKLAGVIGHPVTHSLSPVLHNYWLARHGIDGAYVPLSVAPDAFVTAVKGLQVSGFRGANVTIPHKEAAFAIADEVDPMARIAGSVNTLVFREDGVIHGSSTDGFGYVANLESDGIDVAALASRGPALLLGAGGAARSIATSLLEKGFQVVFSNRTAGRAERLAMELDAAWRRYFPKGDAPRLSAIAWDMWEERLGDVALLVNTTSLGMQGGPAPDWTPKLGTASSHLVVSDIVYVPQETPFLKAAGEQGLTTSGGLGMLLHQARPGFRAWFGAETEVDEATVAYISAVLSNR
- a CDS encoding response regulator, which codes for MEQTPHILIIDDDREIRDLLSKFLERNQMRVTSVRDGREARRVWGQGHYHLIVLDLMLPGESGLDLARWLRSQANVPIIMLTAMNEETDRIIGLELGADDYVTKPFNPRELLARIRAVLRRVSESQEQGSSETREILFAGWRLELARRRLLNPDGAEISLTGGEYDLLLALLERPNRVLTRDMLLDLLRGRQAGPFDRAIDVAVSRLRRKLEDDGRNAQLIKTVRGGGYVLAADVERR
- a CDS encoding N-formylglutamate amidohydrolase, yielding MTDKHARLSSSSFLTPQDPSPVVVHGGADPQSPLLLVSDHAGQAIPSVLGDLGVSETERARHIGWDIGIDGVGRMLADLTGALLIEQSYSRLVIDCNRAPGHETAIVTVSDGTPVPANQDVSTTDAALRTRAIFEPYHNRIGEELDRREDEGIETFLIALHSFTPEMQSFRRPWHCGVLHNHDPRFGRIVIDCLGEEGLTVGDNEPYELTDTSDYTVPVHGERRKIPHVEIEIRQDLIMAESGQREWAERLARILPEAIKRYHEQYGSHPTTEAE
- the galU gene encoding UTP--glucose-1-phosphate uridylyltransferase GalU; the encoded protein is MIKPLRKAVLPVAGLGTRFLPATKAMPKEMLPVVDRPLIQYAIDEARAAGIEEICLITGRGKDSLIDYFDVAFELEHTLRERNKVDALKALEPTSIEAGSLIAVRQQEPMGLGHAIWCARSFIGDDPFAILLPDDVVQGKVACMKQLADAYYATGGSVVAVEEVPREHTNRYGILKPGKDDGKLVEITGLVEKPKPEDAPSNLSIIGRYVLTPDIMPFLALLEKGAGGEVQLTDAMAKTIGKTPFHGLRYEGTRFDCGNKIGFLEAQIAFALERPELASDVKTFLKKYTGAV